DNA from Acidobacteriota bacterium:
CGAGCCAGCTCTGGTGGAGGACGAATCCGTCGAAGCCCTCGACGATCTTCTTGCGCTCGGCCAGGATGCCCAGGAGGGCCTGAAGCCGGGCCGGCGAGAGTCCGAGCCGGGCCCGGATGTCGTCGGGGGTGACGCTGCCGAGCTCGCCGCTGAGGACCATGCCTTCGAGCTCGGCTAACACGGCCTCGTCGGCGGCCGGGAGGGGAGGCCGGAACTCAGGCATCCGGACTGTCCCCGCTTCCTCGACCGCCCGCCCCTCTTTGGCCAGCAGGCGCAGGGCCAGGACGAGGACCGTTTTGGGCGCTTCGAACCTTTTTTCCAGGGCCTCGAGCGGCGCGCCCTTCTGGCCCGGATGCTTCTTGTGGTACTGGCCCAGGAACGAGACGATCCGGCCGCGGAGGACGTCGAGGGCGGTCTGCGAGACCAGGCGCAGCGGCATGAAGCCGAGGATGCGGACCCGCCCCCCCTCCTCGAGCGAGCGGGCCAGCGTCTCGAGGCGGGACTGCGACAGGCGGGCGAAGCGGTCCAGGTCCTCGCCGTTCAGCCCGCGCAGGCCGCCGTGCTCGGCCAGGGCCAGGACCATGTCCTTCTCGCCGAGCTCGAGCCGCGCCAGCAGGGCCTTGCGGCTGGAAAGCTTCATCTCCTGCGGCGTCGGCGGACCGGGGTAGAGACACTTGCCGCGGCCGAGGCTCTCGCCGGCCGGCGTCCGGACCTCGAACGGGTCGGCCCATTTGGCCTCGACGGGGCGGTCCGTCAGCACGCGGACGAACGGCGCCTTCTTGCGCCCGGGGACCGCGTAGTCCAGGATCCGGGCGGCCGCCGAGCCGCCGAGGAACAGCACCTCGGCCCTGAAGTCCGGCCCGGCCGGGGGGAAATCAAGGACGGCGTCCAAGGCGGAGGCCTTCACGGGCGGCCCCCTTTCGGGTCCGCGGCCGGGACGAAGCCGATGCGCCGCAGGGCCGGGTCGCAGGAGACGAGCGTGACCCGGACGGCGTCCCCGAGCTCCAGCATCGCGCGCTTCTTCCGGGGCCGCAGGCGCCGGCCGGCGGGCCGCGGCTCGTAGTCTCCCTTGAGCGACACGAACGGCAGCAGGCCGGAGACGAAGTAGTCCTCGAGCTCGACCAGCAGGCCGGCCTTGATAACGTCGACGACCATGCCGTCGAACTCGTCGCCCAGGCGGTCCTTGAGGAAGCGCAGGATGCGCCACTCGACCAGGGACTGCTCGGCCTCGGCGGCGTTGCGCTCCCTCTCGGACGACAGGTCGGCGACCGCCCGGAGGTCGAGCGGCGCCGCCGTCTCCCGGCGCAACAGGGTCTTGAGCAGGCGGTGGACGACGAGGTCGGGATAGCGGCGGATGGGCGAAGTGAAGTGCGTGTAGTCGCTCTTGGCCAGGCCGTAGTGGCCGACGTTCTTAGGCGAGTAGACGGCCATCTTCATCGCCCGCAGGACCTGGCGGCCGATGAACTTCTCCCCGGGCAGGCCCCTAGCTTTGTCGAGGACGCGCTGGAGGTCCCTGGACCGGACCCTGGCCGGGTCCGGCAGGGCCAGCCCGAAGCGGAGCAGGATGTCGCGGAGCTTCTCGAGGTCGCCAACATCCGGGGCGGGATGGACGCGATAGATCGCGGGCATATTCCTGGCCGTGAAGGCCGAGGCCACGGCCACGTTGGCGGCGACCATGAACTCCTCGATCAGGCGGTGGGCCTCGTTCCTTTCCGCGGCGGCGACGGCCAGGAGCCGGCCGCCCTCGGAGATGAGCTCGGGCTCGGCCAGGTCGAAGTCGAGGCTGCCCTCGCCCAGGCGGCGGGCCCGCAGCACGGCGGCCAGCTCGCGCATCTCAAGGAGGTCGGGGACGACGTCGGCGTAGCGGGCTCTCTCCGCGGCGTCGCCCTCGAAGACGGCGAAGACCGACGTGTAGGTCATCCGGTGGGCCGTGCGTATGATCGAGGGCGCGAACTCGGCCTTGCGGACGAGCCCGTCCCGGTCGATGTCGAGCACGGCCGAGACCGTCAGCCGGTTTTCGTGGGGCCGCAGGCTGCAGAGCCCGTTGGACAGCCGCTCGGGCAGCATCGGCAGGGTCAGGCCGGGGAAATAGACGCTCGTCCCCCGCTCGAAGGCCTCGCGGTCGAGGGCGCTCCCGGGCCGGACGTAATGGGAGACGTCGGCGATGTGGACGCCGAGAAGCCAGCCGCCGTCGCCCAGCCGGCGGATGCTGACGGCGTCGTCGAAGTCCTGGGCCGTCTCGCCGTCGATGGTCACGGTCGCCCAGTCGCGGAAATCGCGGCGGCCGTCGAGGCCCGGTTTTTCGCCGAGGTCGGGGATGGCCTCGGCCTCCTGCCGGACGTCGACGGGGAACCCGTCCCGCAGGCCGTAGCGGTCGATGACGACCTGGGCGTCCACGCCGGGATCCTCGGGCCGGCCGAAGACGCGGCTCAGGGCCAGCGTCACCCGGTCGGCCTCGACGATCATGCCCGGCTCGGCCTTGAGCTTGCCCCGCGTCTTGAGCGGGATGTCGTCCGTGTCCGGCGAGTCGAAAGGCTGGAGGAAGGGCGCGCCGTGGCGCTCGACGTAGAGGCCGACGAGCCCGGTCCGGCCCTTCCGGACGATCCGTTCGACCCGGCCCTCGGGCTTGCCGAACTTGCCCCGCTCGTTGACGACGAGCGTGACCTCGTCCCCGGGCAGGGCGCCGCGGGCGTTCCGGGCATGGACAAAGATGTCCGGGCCGCCGCCCTCGGGCGTGACGAAGCCGAACCCGGGGCGGGCCGTAACGAAGCGGCCCCGGACGACGCCCGTCCTTTCTGCCAGCCGGTAGCGGCCGCGCGACAGGCGGACGGCGCCCCGGGCTTCGAGCTCGCGCAGCCCGGCCAGGACCTTGGTCCGGTCGCGGCGCTTGAGGCCGAGCTCGGACACGATCCGGTCTAGGTCGAGCCCTTCAGGATGTTTCTTGAGGAGATTGAGCGTTTTAGCTGTAAGCATGGGATCTTTCTCAATAATAATGGAGTGAAACGTGGGGGACGCGGCGGCGGGCCCGGGCGGCCATGACGGCGCGGCGCCGGACCTCGTCGGCCCTGACGGCCGTCGTCCGGCCTCGCGAGGCCTGCCGCGCTTCCGCCTCCGCGGCGGCCCGGTCGGAGGGAGTCGTCCCGGCCCAGAGGGCCTCCTCGATGGCGGCATCGATGCGCTCGAGTTCGTCACGGTCGGCCCGTTCCCCGGCCAGGACGCCGAGGGCGTCCCGCAGGAGGCTTCTCAGCCCGGCCTCGGCGGCCGGCAGCGCCTCGAGGGCCTGGCCGATCTCCCGGCGGGCCAGCTCCCGCTTGTCGGGACCGGGCGCGGCCCCCGCCGCGGGCCTTCTCCGTCCGGCCGCCCGGTCCCGGTGCTGGGCGAAGGCGGCCCGGACCCGGCGGTCGCAGAAGGCCAGCGAGACCGACCTGGAAGCCCGGCCCCGGGATCGGAGATCGTCGAAGGTCCGGTCGAGGCCCTCGATCACGACCCGGAGCGGGATGCAGTCGGCCTCCCAGGCGGCGATGGCGGCTTGGTCCTTGGGCGAGAGGAGGAGCGACCCGCCGCGGCGGCCGAGGAAGGCCCGGGCGATCTCCCGGTAATAGCCGCCCGGGGAGCTGTCGTCGTCCATGGCCGCAAGCGGGCGCCGGGCTAGGCCCGGGCGTCCCTGTTCCTCTCGTGGATGATCCTCAGTCCTTCGAGGACGAGGTCCGGCTCGTAGGCCTCGATCACATCCAGCTCGGCGGTGATCTGGCTGCCGAAGCCGCCCGTGGCGATGACCCGGGCTTCCCGGCCGAGCTCCTTGCGGATCTCCTCGATCGTCCTGGTGACCATGCCGATGTAGCCGAAATAGAGCCCCGACTGCATGCTGGCCACGGTCGTGCGGCCGATGGCCCGCTTCGGCTTCCGGAGCTCGATGCGGGGCAGCTTGGCCGTTTTGAGGTAGAGGGCCTCGGCGGAGATGCGGACCCCCGGGGCGATGGCCCCGCCCAGGTACTCGCCCCTGGCCGAGATGGCGTCGAACGTCGTCGCCGTGCCGAAATCGAGGACGATGACCGGCCCGCCGTATTTCTCGAAGGCCGCGACGGCCGCGGTGATGCGGTCCGCGCCGACCTCAAAGGGGTTCTCGTAAAGAATGGGCATGCCCGTCTTGAGCCCCGGGCCGACGACGCTCGGCTCCGTGGCGAACGAGGTCCGGCAGACCTCCTCGATGACGGGCGTCAGGGGCGGGACGACGCTGGAGATGATGGCCCCCGCGACCTTGCCGGGCGTCAGGCCGGCCCCGCCGAACAGGCCGAGGATGATCATGCCGTACTCGTCGGATGTCCGGTCGCTGTCGGTCTCGAGCTTCCAGCTCCTGACCAGCTTGCGGCCGCGGAAGAGGCCGACGGCGATAGTCGTGTTCCCGACATCGAATGCCAAGAGCATGGCCTTCCTCCTCAGGATATCCGATCGAGCTTCAGCACGCCGTCGAGGGCGATCGTTCCCGCCCCGGGGCGGGCGGCGACGACGAGCCGGCCTTCGGGGTCGAGCCCCCGGTATTCCGCCTCGAACGCCCCGCCGGCCGTCTCGATCCGGACGGACGCGCCGCGGGGGAAGGCCGGCCGGGCCTCGAACTCCCTGATGACCGCCTCCTTGCCTCCCCGCGCGAGGACATTATACCAGCGGTCAAGGGCCCGGCAAAGCGACCCGAAGACGGCCTCGACATCCGCGTCCCGGCCGCCGGCCAGCCTGATCGAGGTCGCGGCGGCCCGGATCTCGACGGGAAGATCCGCCTCGCCCTGGCCGACGTTGAGACCGATGCCGACGACGACGAAATCCCCGCCGGCCGCCCCGGTCACCCCCTCGGACAGGATGCCGCCGAGCTTCCGGCCGCCGAAGACGATGTCGTTCGGCCACTTGAGGCCGGTCGCGACCCCGGCCGATTCCAGCACGGCGTCCGACGCGGCCAGCCCGGCCGCCAGGGGGACGAGATGGGGGGTCGGCACGGGCCCGCCGCCGGGGCCGCGGAGGATGAACGAGGCATAAAGCCCGAGCCCGGCCGGCGAATGCCAGGGCCGGCCCTTCGTGCCCCGGCCCCGGGTCTGCTCCCCGGCCAGGACCGCCGTGCCGTGGCCGGCCCCCTGCAGGGCCAGGGCCCGCGCGGCGTCGTTGGTCGAGGGGACGCTTTCCAGGCGGTGAACGATGGCACCGACGGGCATGGCTCCCGCCCCGGGGCTCAGTCGCCCAGCACGGCCAGGTTCCGGCCGAGCTTGTCGCGCCGCGTCCGCATCTCCTCGAGCCGGGCCCTGGTCTCTTCGACGATCGCGGCCGGCGCCTTGGCCACGAAGTCGGCGTTGCCGAGCTTGCGCTCGATCTTCTCGGCTTCGGCCGCGATCTTGGCCAGCTCCCTGCTCAGCCTCTCCCGCTCGGCCCCGACGTCGGCCGGCCGGCCGGGCACGACGCCGATCTCGAACGGGCCGGCGACGCCCTTGAGCAGGCCCTCGCCTTCGGGCAGGGCGGCCGTGAACTCCAGGCTCTCCAGGCCGGCCAGTGTCTTCACCAGCTGGCCCTGGGCTTTCAGGGCGGCCGTCTCCGCGGGGCCGGCGCTCTTGACCATGAGCCGGAGCTTGTCCTTGGGCGCGATCTTGTTCCCTGCCCGGATGGCCCGGGTCTCGACGATGACCGCCTGGACCAGGGCCATGGCCTTCTCGGCCTCTTCGTCCGACCAGGCCGGCTCGGCCGCGGGGAACGGCGCGACGGAGATGGACTTGCCCGCCCCGGGCAGGTGCTGCCAGATCTCCTCGGTGATGAAGGGCATGAACGGGTGCAGCAGCCGCAGGATGCGGTCCAGCCCGTCGGCCAGCACGGCCTCGGTCGCGGCGCTCCCTTCGCGCAGGCCGACCTTGGCGAACTCGATGTACCAGTCGCAGAACTCGTGCCAGACGAAGTGATAGATGATGTCGGCGGCCTCGTAGAACTTGTACTGGGCCAGGCTCTCGTCCAGGGCGGCCGTGACCGCGGCCAGGCGGCTGCGGATCCAGCGGTCGGCCAGCGACAGGCCGGCCGCGGGGGTCGCGGGGGCCGCCGGCCGCTCGTCCTTGAGGTTCATCAGGACGAAGCGCGAGGCGTTCCAGATCTTGTTGGCGAAGGCCTGGTAGCCGGCCATGCGCTCCTCGGACAGGGCCAGGTCCATGCCCGGCACGGCCAGGGCGGCCAGGGTGAAGCGCAGGGCGTCGGTGCCGTACTTGTCGATCATCTCCAGCGGGTCGATGATGTTGCCTTCCGACTTGCTCATCTTGCGCCGCTTGAGGTCGCGGACGAGGCCGTTGATGAAGACCTGCCTGAACGGGATCTCCCCCCGGAACTTGAGGCCCATCATGATCATGCGGGCCACCCAGAAGAAGATGATATCGAACCCGGTCGACATCAGGTCGGTCGGGTAGAAGGTCTTGAGGTCCGCGGTCTCGTCGGGCCAGCCGAGCGTGCCGAACGGCCACAGGGCCGAGGAGAACCAGGTGTCGAGGACGTCCTCGTCCTGGACGACCGGGCCGCCGCACTTGGCGCAGCGGGCCGGGGCCTCCATGGCCACGTGGACCTGGCCGCAGTCCCGGCAGTACCAGGCCGGGATGCGGTGGCCCCACCAGAGCTGGCGGGAGATGCACCAGTCGTGGATGTTGTACATCCACTCGAAGTAGGTCTTGGACCAGTTCGGCGGGACGAACTCGATCGAGCCGTCCTCGACGACGCGGATGGCCTCGTCGGCCAGCGGCTTGATGCGGACGAACCACTGCCACGACAGGTGCGGCTCGATGACGCTGTGGCAGCGGTAGCAGTGGCCGACGGCGTGATCGTAATCCTCGATCTTGACCAGGCTCCCGCGGGCCTGGAGCGCCTCGACGACCTTGGCCCGGGCGGCGAAGCGATCGAGCCCGGCGAACTCCGGCCCGGCGGCCTCGGTCATCCGGCCCTCGCCGTCGATGACGATGATCTGCTCCAGGCCGTGCTTCTTGCCGAGCTCGAAGTCGACCGGGTCGTGGGCCGGAGTGACCTTGACCGCGCCGGTGCCGAACTCGAGCTCGACCCGCTCGTCGGTGATGATCGGGATGGGCCGCTCCTGCAGGGGCAGGATGACCCGCTTGCCGTGGAGGTGCCTGTAGCGCTCGTCGTCCGGGTGGACGGCCAGGGCCGTGTCGCCGAGCATGGTCTCGGGACGGGTCGTGGCCACGACCACCGCTTCGTCCGAGCCCTCGACCCGGTAGCGGATGTGCCAGAGCTTGCCGTGGAGGTCCTTGTGCTCGATCTCGATGTCCGAGAGCACGGTCCGGCAGCGCGGGCAGCGGTTGACCAGGAAATAGTCGCGGTAGATCAGGTCCTCATTGTAAAGGGAGACGAAGACCTGGATGACGGCCCGGCTGAAGCCCTCGTCCATGGTGAAGCGCTCCCGCGACCAGTCGAGCGACAGGCCGAGTTTCTTGAGCTGGCTGGTGATGACGCCGGCGTACTTGCGCTTCCACTCCCAGGCGATGCGGAGGAACTCCTCGCGGCCGACCGCCTCCCGGCTCCTGCCCTCCGCGGCCA
Protein-coding regions in this window:
- a CDS encoding SelB C-terminal domain-containing protein; the protein is MDAVLDFPPAGPDFRAEVLFLGGSAAARILDYAVPGRKKAPFVRVLTDRPVEAKWADPFEVRTPAGESLGRGKCLYPGPPTPQEMKLSSRKALLARLELGEKDMVLALAEHGGLRGLNGEDLDRFARLSQSRLETLARSLEEGGRVRILGFMPLRLVSQTALDVLRGRIVSFLGQYHKKHPGQKGAPLEALEKRFEAPKTVLVLALRLLAKEGRAVEEAGTVRMPEFRPPLPAADEAVLAELEGMVLSGELGSVTPDDIRARLGLSPARLQALLGILAERKKIVEGFDGFVLHQSWLDEIIAKVRASGKRELTVADFKAMTGLSRKYSIPLLELLDSMGITRRKGSVRDIL
- the rnr gene encoding ribonuclease R; the protein is MLTAKTLNLLKKHPEGLDLDRIVSELGLKRRDRTKVLAGLRELEARGAVRLSRGRYRLAERTGVVRGRFVTARPGFGFVTPEGGGPDIFVHARNARGALPGDEVTLVVNERGKFGKPEGRVERIVRKGRTGLVGLYVERHGAPFLQPFDSPDTDDIPLKTRGKLKAEPGMIVEADRVTLALSRVFGRPEDPGVDAQVVIDRYGLRDGFPVDVRQEAEAIPDLGEKPGLDGRRDFRDWATVTIDGETAQDFDDAVSIRRLGDGGWLLGVHIADVSHYVRPGSALDREAFERGTSVYFPGLTLPMLPERLSNGLCSLRPHENRLTVSAVLDIDRDGLVRKAEFAPSIIRTAHRMTYTSVFAVFEGDAAERARYADVVPDLLEMRELAAVLRARRLGEGSLDFDLAEPELISEGGRLLAVAAAERNEAHRLIEEFMVAANVAVASAFTARNMPAIYRVHPAPDVGDLEKLRDILLRFGLALPDPARVRSRDLQRVLDKARGLPGEKFIGRQVLRAMKMAVYSPKNVGHYGLAKSDYTHFTSPIRRYPDLVVHRLLKTLLRRETAAPLDLRAVADLSSERERNAAEAEQSLVEWRILRFLKDRLGDEFDGMVVDVIKAGLLVELEDYFVSGLLPFVSLKGDYEPRPAGRRLRPRKKRAMLELGDAVRVTLVSCDPALRRIGFVPAADPKGGRP
- a CDS encoding type III pantothenate kinase, whose protein sequence is MLLAFDVGNTTIAVGLFRGRKLVRSWKLETDSDRTSDEYGMIILGLFGGAGLTPGKVAGAIISSVVPPLTPVIEEVCRTSFATEPSVVGPGLKTGMPILYENPFEVGADRITAAVAAFEKYGGPVIVLDFGTATTFDAISARGEYLGGAIAPGVRISAEALYLKTAKLPRIELRKPKRAIGRTTVASMQSGLYFGYIGMVTRTIEEIRKELGREARVIATGGFGSQITAELDVIEAYEPDLVLEGLRIIHERNRDARA
- a CDS encoding biotin--[acetyl-CoA-carboxylase] ligase produces the protein MPVGAIVHRLESVPSTNDAARALALQGAGHGTAVLAGEQTRGRGTKGRPWHSPAGLGLYASFILRGPGGGPVPTPHLVPLAAGLAASDAVLESAGVATGLKWPNDIVFGGRKLGGILSEGVTGAAGGDFVVVGIGLNVGQGEADLPVEIRAAATSIRLAGGRDADVEAVFGSLCRALDRWYNVLARGGKEAVIREFEARPAFPRGASVRIETAGGAFEAEYRGLDPEGRLVVAARPGAGTIALDGVLKLDRIS
- a CDS encoding valine--tRNA ligase, whose protein sequence is MSAKDELAKAYDPKPVEERWGKFWIDEGLYVADAASDKPKFSMVLPPANVTGILHMGHALCFTLPDIITRWKRMKGYNCLWLPGTDHASIAVHNVIEKKLAAEGRSREAVGREEFLRIAWEWKRKYAGVITSQLKKLGLSLDWSRERFTMDEGFSRAVIQVFVSLYNEDLIYRDYFLVNRCPRCRTVLSDIEIEHKDLHGKLWHIRYRVEGSDEAVVVATTRPETMLGDTALAVHPDDERYRHLHGKRVILPLQERPIPIITDERVELEFGTGAVKVTPAHDPVDFELGKKHGLEQIIVIDGEGRMTEAAGPEFAGLDRFAARAKVVEALQARGSLVKIEDYDHAVGHCYRCHSVIEPHLSWQWFVRIKPLADEAIRVVEDGSIEFVPPNWSKTYFEWMYNIHDWCISRQLWWGHRIPAWYCRDCGQVHVAMEAPARCAKCGGPVVQDEDVLDTWFSSALWPFGTLGWPDETADLKTFYPTDLMSTGFDIIFFWVARMIMMGLKFRGEIPFRQVFINGLVRDLKRRKMSKSEGNIIDPLEMIDKYGTDALRFTLAALAVPGMDLALSEERMAGYQAFANKIWNASRFVLMNLKDERPAAPATPAAGLSLADRWIRSRLAAVTAALDESLAQYKFYEAADIIYHFVWHEFCDWYIEFAKVGLREGSAATEAVLADGLDRILRLLHPFMPFITEEIWQHLPGAGKSISVAPFPAAEPAWSDEEAEKAMALVQAVIVETRAIRAGNKIAPKDKLRLMVKSAGPAETAALKAQGQLVKTLAGLESLEFTAALPEGEGLLKGVAGPFEIGVVPGRPADVGAERERLSRELAKIAAEAEKIERKLGNADFVAKAPAAIVEETRARLEEMRTRRDKLGRNLAVLGD